In a single window of the Gemmatimonadota bacterium genome:
- a CDS encoding PadR family transcriptional regulator → MGAHLGEFEQLVLLALIHLGDEGYGISVRDEIHRRTGRDPAFATVYTTLTRLADKGLITSRMGEPTAERGGRRKKYYAILPAGRRAIQASLHALRGMSHGLDTSWGMP, encoded by the coding sequence ATGGGCGCCCACCTCGGTGAGTTCGAGCAACTTGTCCTCCTCGCCCTGATCCACCTGGGAGACGAGGGCTATGGCATCTCGGTGCGCGACGAGATCCATCGCCGCACTGGTCGCGACCCTGCATTTGCGACGGTGTATACCACGCTGACCCGACTCGCCGACAAGGGCCTCATCACGTCGCGAATGGGCGAGCCGACGGCCGAGCGCGGTGGCCGTCGCAAAAAGTATTACGCCATTCTCCCGGCCGGTCGGCGCGCAATTCAGGCGTCGCTGCACGCGTTGCGGGGGATGAGCCACGGGCTCGATACCAGTTGGGGGATGCCGTGA